AGCGCAGGAGTCGTTCCGGATCTAGCTCGCAGAGTGAGTCTCCGTTGAGAACCCACAACAGACTACTGCGCGCCACCCTCATGGCCGCTGCCAACGCCCCGCCGGTTCCGAGAGGGGAAGGATCCCGGACAAAGATGGTTTCATACCCCTGCCCGTGGCGCAGGAACCACTCCTCAATGATCTCGCCGTAGTGCCCGGTGCTGAAGATGAACCGTCGCGCGCCATGGCGTCGAAACTGATCGACAATCAACGACACGAACGGCCGTCCGTGAATATCGGCCATCGGTTTCGGACGATCGGACAGGACGGACTTCAACCTGGTGCCGAGGCCACCACAGAGAATGATCACGTCGCAGTCTGCCATGCGGTGCTTGGTCATGCTGCCTTTCCGATGAGCGCGGCTTTGAGCCGGGATGCAGTCTGCGCCGAACTCTGTGCCCAGACGTCGTCCAACATCAGCTGATCTTCCTGATAGAACACGATTTGTGTTCCCAAGCCCTCGAACTTGAACGGCACTTGTAATAATCCTGGCAGAGCCATTCGAATGCGTTCGTGATCGTCAGGCCGGGCAAAGAGCAGCATGAACCCACCCCCGCCCGCACCCAGCAACTTGCCTCCCAACGCGCCCGCCTGCCGGGCCGCCGTGTAGATCTCGTCGATGGCCGGGGTGGTGATGCGCGAGGTCAGGCGCCGTTTGAGCATCCAGGCTTCATGGAGCATGGCGCCGAAGTCGGCGAGATCACCTTCACCGGTCAGGATCGCGATGCCCTCCTCGACCATCTGCAACATGGTGGAGAGTTCTCGTTGTCGGTGTTTGGTGCGATCAATCTGTTCGCGGGCCACTTCGGAGGCGATCCGGGAGAATCCCGTGAAATACAGTTGCAGGTGACTCTGAAACGACGCCAGACGATCCGGACGCATGATGATCGGCGTATAGCCGATGTCTCCGTTGGGGAAGAATGTGGCCTTGCAGAGCCCGCCGTGGGCTGCGAGCACTTGATCCTGGCAGCCCACGGATTCCCCGAGCACATCCTGCTCGACATGAATCGCCGCCTGGGCCAACTGCGCCTTGCTCGGCATGACATGCTGCAACGCGTACAAGGTGTGCAGCAGACCGACGGTGAAGGAGGAACTGGAACCCAACCCCGTTCGCGCGGGCAAGTCCCCGTCATGGTGAATTTCCAAGCCCTCATTGATATTGAGATACTTCAGCACGCCACGAACGGCAGGGTGCTCGATCTCCTCATTGTTGTTCACCAGTTCGATGCGCGAATAGGCGATGCGCGTGCGATGTTCGAAGAACGGCGGGAGTTGCCGGCAGCTGATGTAGCAATACTTATCGATAGTGGTGGCCAGCACCGCGCCGCCATGTTCACGGAACCAGACGGGATAGTCAGTGCCGCCGCCGAAGAACGAGATTCGAAACGGTGTTCGGCTGATAATCATCGTCGCCTCCCCTCTTCGCCCATGCCTGCATCACACATTGGCGTACTGTCCCGCTTTGACG
Above is a genomic segment from Nitrospira defluvii containing:
- a CDS encoding kinase; the protein is MIISRTPFRISFFGGGTDYPVWFREHGGAVLATTIDKYCYISCRQLPPFFEHRTRIAYSRIELVNNNEEIEHPAVRGVLKYLNINEGLEIHHDGDLPARTGLGSSSSFTVGLLHTLYALQHVMPSKAQLAQAAIHVEQDVLGESVGCQDQVLAAHGGLCKATFFPNGDIGYTPIIMRPDRLASFQSHLQLYFTGFSRIASEVAREQIDRTKHRQRELSTMLQMVEEGIAILTGEGDLADFGAMLHEAWMLKRRLTSRITTPAIDEIYTAARQAGALGGKLLGAGGGGFMLLFARPDDHERIRMALPGLLQVPFKFEGLGTQIVFYQEDQLMLDDVWAQSSAQTASRLKAALIGKAA